Proteins from a single region of Acidianus ambivalens:
- a CDS encoding thiamine-phosphate synthase family protein: MLDTPLSLITDVLLPNIRALEAKRLRNLGMSQSRIASTLGVTQPAVKQYLDIQDRFYLEKLHDLGLTDDEINNILDMLTDVLLSGDIKNAMDFFTSVGLSYLSKLRFCTFHRKLNPKIPQDCSICENLYREDEEEEMNVALSMIQNEIISPLIPEVLSNIAYARKNPKSLEDIIAVAGRITKIRNIPTPASKPMWGASKHLGNILLYVSRKYPEIRSVMNIKYDEKVKKCMDELKMKYAIVGPHDYATDEIIETAVSMVFRPCLDAVVHLGGKGVEPNTYIFGRNPVDVVKKVLNIATKYSSIS, from the coding sequence GTGCTTGACACTCCCCTTTCATTAATAACTGATGTTTTATTACCAAATATTAGAGCTTTAGAAGCTAAAAGATTAAGAAACCTCGGAATGAGCCAAAGTAGGATAGCTTCAACTTTAGGTGTTACACAACCTGCAGTAAAGCAATATCTTGATATCCAAGATAGGTTTTATCTCGAAAAACTTCACGATCTTGGTCTTACTGATGATGAGATTAATAATATTCTAGATATGCTTACCGACGTTTTGCTTTCTGGAGATATAAAGAATGCCATGGATTTCTTTACCTCAGTGGGTCTCTCATATTTGAGTAAATTAAGATTTTGCACTTTTCATAGGAAATTAAATCCAAAAATCCCCCAAGATTGTAGCATATGTGAAAATTTGTATAGAGAAGACGAAGAAGAGGAAATGAACGTCGCATTATCAATGATTCAAAACGAGATAATATCTCCGTTAATTCCTGAAGTGCTTAGTAATATAGCATATGCTAGGAAAAATCCTAAAAGTTTAGAGGATATCATAGCGGTGGCTGGTAGAATAACTAAGATTAGAAATATTCCAACTCCAGCCTCTAAGCCTATGTGGGGAGCAAGTAAGCATTTAGGAAATATTTTACTTTACGTTTCACGAAAATATCCTGAAATTAGATCGGTTATGAACATAAAATATGATGAAAAAGTAAAAAAATGTATGGATGAGCTAAAGATGAAATATGCAATAGTAGGTCCGCACGATTATGCTACAGACGAGATAATAGAGACTGCAGTTTCAATGGTTTTTAGGCCTTGTTTGGACGCGGTGGTTCATTTAGGAGGCAAAGGAGTAGAACCTAACACTTATATATTTGGTAGAAACCCTGTAGATGTTGTTAAAAAAGTACTTAATATAGCTACGAAATACTCTAGCATTTCATGA
- a CDS encoding DUF1404 domain-containing protein, translated as MQILRDKLTRKSLIIPVLFLIVAINPVTELLEPRYEALYMAMHYVLYIGGFVLGYIGFRGSKIYLIPGIIIPVFWHIPYFFNLGGAYLCLRIVEDLSLYLGGLVMGSTIHGLNNAIKAILFVLWMMGDSVLSVILIVGWSPYSNQVYPFSPFSISEEFWTGLVMFGIMTVIFIYIILGFIRTVFKI; from the coding sequence ATGCAGATTTTAAGGGATAAGCTTACAAGAAAGTCCTTGATAATTCCCGTTCTATTTTTAATAGTTGCCATAAATCCTGTAACTGAACTCTTGGAGCCAAGATATGAGGCATTATACATGGCTATGCATTACGTACTTTACATTGGCGGATTTGTTCTAGGTTATATTGGCTTTAGAGGATCTAAAATATATTTAATCCCAGGTATAATAATTCCAGTATTTTGGCATATTCCCTACTTTTTTAATTTAGGTGGAGCATATTTGTGCTTAAGAATAGTAGAGGACTTATCATTATATTTAGGCGGATTAGTAATGGGCTCTACAATCCATGGTTTAAACAACGCAATTAAGGCAATACTATTTGTACTATGGATGATGGGAGATAGCGTACTTTCAGTCATTTTAATAGTGGGGTGGTCTCCTTATTCTAATCAAGTTTATCCTTTCTCACCGTTCTCAATTTCGGAGGAATTTTGGACAGGACTCGTAATGTTTGGTATAATGACAGTAATCTTCATATATATTATCCTAGGTTTCATAAGGACAGTGTTCAAGATCTAG
- a CDS encoding DNA double-strand break repair nuclease NurA, producing MSSTIIRLTSSNKCAFNLKISAIDGSLHEINSDEGTISFVIAGAVNFTLNQGRLNYLSSIIETRICNSKGEEIMRELEYKLANEINADIIFMDRKFSMDKKIGMKIPKNSIGIVKDFNREEVSITEDPPWITINKEEDFYTGYYKITSWVFRYETNLDNLELLQCLIYNLSQEPIPEALGYNYPLFLADKLVKYYRDKYAKVLDFTSNKELSRYRDFRRIVEHVRRFV from the coding sequence GTGTCAAGCACGATTATTAGATTGACTAGCTCAAATAAATGTGCTTTCAACTTAAAGATCTCAGCAATAGATGGAAGTTTACATGAGATAAATAGCGACGAAGGAACAATCTCTTTTGTAATTGCTGGAGCAGTTAATTTTACTCTAAATCAAGGGAGACTGAATTACTTGAGCAGTATAATAGAAACTAGAATATGTAATTCAAAAGGAGAAGAAATTATGAGAGAACTAGAATATAAACTAGCTAATGAAATTAACGCAGACATAATTTTTATGGATAGAAAATTCTCTATGGATAAGAAAATAGGCATGAAGATCCCTAAGAATTCTATAGGCATAGTTAAGGATTTTAATAGAGAAGAAGTTAGCATAACCGAAGATCCTCCTTGGATTACAATAAATAAAGAGGAGGACTTCTACACTGGATATTATAAAATTACAAGTTGGGTTTTTAGATATGAAACGAATTTAGATAATCTAGAACTGCTTCAATGCTTAATTTATAATCTATCACAAGAGCCAATTCCAGAAGCATTGGGGTATAATTATCCGCTATTTTTGGCTGATAAACTTGTAAAATATTACCGAGATAAGTATGCAAAGGTTTTAGATTTTACAAGTAACAAGGAATTATCCAGATATAGGGATTTTAGAAGGATTGTTGAACATGTCAGAAGGTTTGTTTGA
- a CDS encoding S9 family peptidase has product MDFQDLFKLRPVYAFDVNNGKISYVVRDKILSVYIHGEGKVPLEDVYAEGVEWITDKKLAIIGDPGGSEKREIYIYDRNKVFPLLKDQYDNFSTYFINEDKFLFISNRDGKTLHLYLYDKGDIIQVSKGDNPVENYCLSPSKKRVVYSQGIYDNDLYVYDLDRGEVISKISYPNSEETVSLYCFKDEDNFLFISNKDNYFDIYNFNIGKGEITEVIKSDHEKYEVVPIADKIIYTEDVYGDFKIKIHKGNELVTEGFNSYLTPDQDYVYYIGSTYNRHFDLYRVNILTGKIERLTNSMDNIKGDFAKPKVVKYESEGGIEINALLYEKGGEDKGVVYIHGGPDWECTDSFNPEIQFLVDRGFKVICPNYRGSTGYGRRFNHLNDKDLGGGDLKDVINSAKLLGVKKVAVTGGSYGGYLTMMAVTKYPDMWCSAAAVVPFVNWFTEKKFEREVLRQYDEMKMGNDENLLRDRSPIFFIDNIKSPLLILAGENDPRCPAEETRQVIEKLKERNIEVEYKIYEDEGHGFSKIENYVDSIRRVVEFIERHCK; this is encoded by the coding sequence ATGGATTTTCAAGATCTTTTTAAGTTAAGGCCCGTCTATGCTTTTGATGTAAATAATGGGAAAATAAGTTATGTGGTGAGAGATAAAATACTTTCGGTGTATATTCATGGCGAAGGCAAAGTTCCACTAGAAGATGTTTATGCAGAAGGCGTAGAATGGATAACCGATAAAAAATTAGCAATTATAGGGGATCCAGGAGGAAGCGAAAAAAGGGAGATTTATATTTATGATAGAAATAAGGTATTTCCATTATTAAAGGATCAATATGATAATTTTAGCACTTACTTCATTAACGAGGATAAATTCCTTTTTATTTCTAATAGAGACGGGAAGACTCTTCATTTATATTTATATGACAAGGGAGATATAATCCAAGTTAGCAAGGGAGATAATCCAGTAGAAAATTATTGCTTATCGCCTAGTAAGAAAAGAGTAGTATATTCTCAAGGAATTTACGATAACGATCTTTATGTTTATGATTTAGATAGAGGAGAAGTTATATCTAAGATTTCCTATCCTAACTCTGAAGAGACGGTCTCCTTATATTGTTTTAAAGACGAGGATAATTTCCTTTTCATATCTAATAAAGATAACTATTTTGATATATATAATTTTAATATAGGAAAAGGAGAGATAACTGAAGTTATAAAAAGTGATCATGAGAAGTACGAAGTAGTTCCTATAGCCGATAAGATAATTTATACTGAAGATGTATATGGTGACTTCAAGATAAAAATTCATAAAGGAAATGAATTGGTTACAGAAGGATTCAATTCATATTTAACTCCTGACCAAGACTATGTTTACTATATAGGCTCTACCTATAATAGGCATTTCGACCTATATAGAGTCAATATATTGACGGGAAAAATAGAAAGGCTTACAAACTCTATGGACAATATTAAAGGAGATTTTGCAAAACCTAAAGTTGTAAAATATGAGAGTGAAGGCGGAATAGAGATTAACGCATTACTTTATGAAAAAGGAGGAGAAGATAAGGGAGTAGTTTACATCCATGGTGGTCCTGATTGGGAATGCACTGACTCTTTTAACCCAGAAATACAATTCCTAGTCGATAGGGGTTTCAAAGTTATTTGTCCTAATTATAGGGGTTCTACAGGTTATGGAAGAAGGTTTAATCACCTTAACGATAAAGATCTGGGAGGAGGAGATTTAAAAGATGTAATAAACTCTGCTAAATTACTTGGCGTTAAAAAAGTAGCCGTGACGGGCGGAAGTTATGGAGGATATTTGACAATGATGGCAGTTACTAAATATCCTGACATGTGGTGTTCTGCTGCTGCTGTAGTTCCTTTTGTAAACTGGTTTACTGAAAAGAAATTTGAAAGAGAAGTTCTTCGGCAGTACGATGAAATGAAAATGGGTAATGATGAAAATTTGCTTAGAGATAGATCTCCTATATTCTTCATAGATAATATTAAGTCTCCTCTATTGATATTAGCAGGAGAAAATGATCCTAGATGTCCTGCGGAAGAGACTAGACAAGTTATAGAAAAATTAAAGGAAAGAAATATAGAAGTGGAATATAAAATATACGAAGATGAAGGACACGGATTCTCAAAAATAGAAAATTATGTGGATTCTATAAGGAGAGTTGTAGAATTTATCGAAAGACATTGTAAATGA
- a CDS encoding APC family permease — MPKTVFIRESSGLLKQVSLIDAIMLNLGNMSAGVALFESISPYLNSSNNPTIGGPGGVLWLASIIGFIFAIPQLIVYTIMTRKISRTGGDYVWISRSLNGPLGAVMAISLMIESVAYFALVAFFSGSSINAVLCIIGHADNNPGLINLANTIFVNPYGSLTLLQKIIFYVISASFFIAVILINILRAKWGYSIVTALGIFSMLSLVLAMIVIALNSSHFSSIISLFSNLGVSVPPVKYSALPSSINLGYTLLLLPIFALYTYPWMQAGPAVAAEFKQTEKIAKLNLVLALGITGLLVTLAFLEMDFVAGYYFNYYAYGSFIYNFWTVAIALAGNPILQWIIGLGTVLWNFYVLSYGVIVFSRYIFALSFDRVLPEKFSQVNSKGSPVYAHLLDLSIMLILLLIPVFSTSAATSLYGATILGALYFLIASIAGAVYGIKNRIKSLEIAGIISAIYFAFLTYEAGVNPVFGFTSTVDGFPLTEFFVSLTIAIGVIIYVASWYKHKKDGIDISMSFKEIPPE; from the coding sequence ATGCCTAAAACAGTTTTTATTAGAGAATCCTCGGGACTTTTAAAGCAAGTTAGCCTCATAGACGCAATAATGTTAAACCTAGGAAATATGTCAGCAGGTGTAGCGTTATTTGAATCGATATCTCCATATCTTAATTCTTCTAATAACCCAACTATAGGTGGACCTGGAGGAGTATTATGGTTAGCTTCTATAATAGGTTTCATCTTCGCAATACCGCAATTAATAGTTTACACAATAATGACTAGAAAAATATCTAGGACTGGCGGAGATTACGTATGGATATCAAGATCTCTAAACGGACCACTAGGCGCAGTAATGGCTATTTCATTAATGATAGAGTCAGTAGCATATTTTGCCTTAGTGGCATTCTTTTCTGGTAGTAGCATAAATGCAGTACTATGTATTATAGGACATGCTGACAATAATCCAGGATTAATTAATTTAGCAAATACGATTTTCGTTAATCCGTACGGAAGTCTTACATTACTTCAGAAAATTATATTTTACGTCATTTCTGCATCATTTTTTATAGCAGTAATTTTAATAAATATCTTGAGAGCAAAATGGGGTTATTCAATAGTCACTGCATTAGGAATATTTTCGATGCTTTCATTAGTTCTAGCAATGATCGTTATTGCATTAAATTCTTCTCATTTCTCTAGCATAATTTCATTATTCTCCAATCTTGGAGTTAGCGTTCCTCCAGTTAAATATTCTGCTTTACCTAGTTCCATAAACCTTGGTTATACTTTACTGCTTTTACCAATCTTTGCATTATATACATATCCTTGGATGCAGGCAGGTCCTGCAGTGGCTGCAGAATTTAAGCAAACAGAAAAAATAGCTAAGTTAAATCTAGTCTTAGCCTTGGGAATTACTGGATTATTAGTTACTCTAGCCTTCCTTGAAATGGATTTTGTTGCAGGCTATTATTTCAATTATTATGCATATGGATCTTTCATTTACAATTTCTGGACAGTGGCCATTGCCTTGGCTGGAAATCCTATTCTTCAATGGATTATAGGACTAGGAACTGTATTATGGAATTTCTACGTTTTATCTTACGGTGTTATAGTGTTCTCTAGGTACATATTTGCATTATCTTTTGACAGAGTTTTACCAGAAAAGTTCTCTCAAGTAAATTCTAAGGGCTCTCCCGTTTACGCCCACTTACTAGATTTATCTATAATGCTAATATTACTTCTAATTCCAGTGTTCTCAACATCCGCAGCAACTTCATTATATGGAGCAACAATCCTGGGAGCGCTATATTTCCTTATAGCAAGCATAGCAGGGGCCGTTTATGGAATTAAAAATAGAATTAAGAGCCTTGAGATAGCTGGAATAATATCAGCCATTTATTTCGCATTCTTAACGTATGAAGCAGGAGTCAATCCAGTTTTTGGATTTACTAGTACAGTAGATGGATTTCCATTAACAGAATTCTTTGTCAGTTTAACGATAGCTATTGGTGTAATAATTTATGTAGCATCTTGGTATAAACACAAGAAGGATGGTATAGATATTTCTATGAGCTTTAAAGAAATCCCTCCTGAATAA
- a CDS encoding MMPL family transporter, which yields MKPSVFIIAVWILIALLLAPIAINIQSHFVYSDSPFLTTQYQSVKVENILKEYFNYTKESELFVIINGSYNESLEKINASLHYLYDAKLITPYEYISQVNSSYMSFVNPIIKEYENNLSYAIELYHNLTVEREELLSNLSWFYYQLNVTFKEGHNVTPSSYVTIYEEYLEETHNPILAGVKTFNDPFILLFSINNYTNESLIKETLCTFSNYSYLIYKLTGKYFPLCALQNTSVYVLHEVESKIPPPPIRLCNFHRGNTWIFIVQVPDNESLTNVEEFMQNTPAIVTGHFAIYAQSAYYTQQDLKIIDLVTIILVGSLLVILLRALFPIIFLIFSAVLGIEIAYSFLYLATFAGYKIYYISGLVIPPIVFGITIDYSILFMYRYFEEVRKNSNNALRTAFRTAGKGAIFSGLSITIGFSSFLLSPSPLLKNIGEALIIASLSALIPAILFNYTALKIVSLRLLSFPRKEVPNPIDVRQKYLRDVSTFSIKHKFYVMGIMVILALASFAVFFTHTTTVNFTEIVPSNSETVIGENILSNYFNYSVDYIIIKGDPNLTYDKIYNLSKEIIDCRGLAYGPASFGKFITRNLTYLVNIYSSHNYSLIEAYIPYPVFSKGAICFTQKLINQGYMVGGSNANRIDIVNNTVSTYYSFTLPLTIILITAYIALVLRSIVVPIRLSLTLLVSSLVGVAIIFEVFKEVYWLSPLIVFALLFSLGIDYDMFIILRIKEEKGKDEDERIIKGITYTGLVVTAAGLILAGAFFSLISADMRFLEEIGFSVGFSVVFDTFIVRPIFVPAIMSILKKYNWWPFAS from the coding sequence ATGAAACCTTCAGTTTTTATAATAGCCGTTTGGATTCTTATTGCATTACTTCTGGCTCCTATTGCAATTAATATTCAATCTCATTTTGTTTATAGTGATTCTCCGTTTTTAACTACTCAGTATCAAAGCGTTAAAGTGGAAAATATTCTAAAAGAATATTTTAATTACACTAAAGAGTCGGAACTTTTTGTAATAATTAACGGAAGTTATAATGAATCACTAGAAAAAATTAATGCTTCATTACATTACCTTTATGACGCAAAGCTAATAACGCCTTATGAATACATTTCACAAGTTAATTCATCTTATATGTCGTTTGTAAATCCAATAATAAAAGAATATGAGAACAATTTATCTTATGCTATAGAGCTTTATCATAATTTAACAGTAGAAAGAGAAGAATTACTGAGTAATTTATCTTGGTTCTATTATCAGCTAAATGTAACTTTTAAGGAAGGGCATAATGTGACTCCTTCAAGCTATGTTACTATATACGAAGAATACTTAGAAGAAACTCATAACCCAATACTTGCTGGTGTAAAAACTTTTAATGATCCGTTTATTTTACTTTTTTCCATAAATAACTATACAAACGAGTCTCTAATTAAAGAGACATTATGCACTTTCTCAAACTATTCCTACTTAATCTATAAGCTTACTGGAAAATATTTTCCTTTATGTGCATTACAGAATACGTCTGTATACGTTTTGCATGAAGTAGAAAGCAAAATCCCTCCACCTCCTATAAGATTATGTAATTTTCATAGGGGAAATACGTGGATATTTATAGTTCAAGTTCCTGATAACGAAAGCCTAACTAATGTTGAGGAGTTTATGCAGAATACTCCAGCAATAGTAACTGGACATTTTGCAATTTATGCACAATCTGCATACTATACTCAGCAGGATCTTAAGATAATTGATTTAGTAACCATTATTCTAGTGGGCTCTTTACTTGTAATATTACTTAGAGCGTTATTTCCTATAATTTTCCTAATCTTTAGTGCAGTTTTAGGAATAGAGATTGCTTATAGTTTCCTTTACTTAGCAACTTTTGCTGGATACAAAATTTATTATATATCTGGCCTGGTAATTCCTCCTATCGTCTTTGGAATAACTATAGATTATTCAATCCTCTTTATGTATAGATATTTTGAGGAAGTTAGGAAGAATTCAAATAATGCCTTAAGGACTGCGTTTAGAACAGCAGGCAAAGGAGCAATATTTAGCGGACTTAGCATAACAATAGGGTTTTCTTCATTTCTACTGTCTCCTTCTCCCTTACTTAAGAATATAGGAGAGGCTTTAATAATAGCCTCTCTTTCGGCTTTAATTCCTGCAATCCTATTTAATTATACTGCACTTAAAATTGTTAGCTTAAGACTTCTTAGTTTTCCAAGGAAAGAAGTTCCTAATCCTATAGATGTAAGACAAAAATACTTAAGAGACGTTTCAACATTTTCAATTAAGCATAAATTTTACGTAATGGGAATAATGGTAATCTTAGCCCTAGCCTCTTTTGCAGTATTTTTTACCCATACTACTACCGTTAATTTTACCGAGATAGTACCATCAAATTCGGAAACCGTAATTGGAGAGAACATACTTTCCAATTATTTCAATTATAGTGTAGATTACATAATAATAAAAGGCGATCCTAATTTGACTTATGATAAAATTTACAATCTAAGTAAAGAAATTATTGACTGCAGAGGTTTAGCATATGGCCCAGCTTCATTTGGAAAATTCATTACTAGAAATTTAACTTATTTAGTAAATATTTATTCTTCACATAACTATTCTCTTATTGAGGCTTATATTCCTTACCCAGTATTTAGTAAAGGAGCAATCTGTTTTACTCAAAAATTGATCAATCAAGGCTATATGGTTGGAGGGAGTAATGCGAACAGGATAGATATAGTAAATAATACTGTCAGTACATACTACAGTTTTACGTTACCTCTCACAATAATTTTGATAACAGCATATATTGCTTTAGTACTAAGGTCAATAGTTGTTCCGATTAGATTATCCTTAACCTTATTAGTAAGTTCTCTAGTGGGAGTTGCAATAATCTTTGAAGTATTCAAGGAAGTCTACTGGCTTTCTCCACTTATAGTATTTGCACTTTTATTTAGCTTAGGTATTGATTACGATATGTTCATAATATTAAGGATAAAAGAAGAGAAAGGAAAAGACGAGGATGAAAGAATAATTAAAGGAATAACATATACTGGATTAGTAGTAACTGCTGCAGGCTTAATATTAGCTGGAGCTTTCTTTTCCTTAATTTCCGCGGATATGCGCTTCCTTGAAGAAATAGGCTTCTCTGTAGGCTTCTCTGTCGTTTTCGATACTTTTATAGTAAGACCAATATTTGTTCCAGCAATAATGTCAATATTGAAGAAATATAATTGGTGGCCATTTGCTTCATGA
- a CDS encoding ATP-binding protein, translated as MSEGLFEEQIGRLREMKVITRQTADGRGSVSFRNFIVEFPINTKITAGKILAVKSLQNDYLLLEVADLLPVHYGMINLDGSIPKEIRDEVMRKVEEDWGRNDEEAWLDVYAYPIGYLLKIDGGVEFYKGYSPPIPGSTVRILSRELYEKFVCDKNGVEIGNIIGEDVKLKINMEKAINYHIGIFAFTGSGKSNLTASLVRRILKENKDTKVVIFDISLEYSILLLDQLISNNSRLISTERLPINKTDAGRRFIRTHVIPEEIIDLKDEIRKSAEELFESNKMRQLYVPPEGSTYLTYGEIIDMVRAQINDKYTAFAQKPLFGLFLKKIDETMRQNKLTKEDIADTTLSPVIDEIETLARESGLKENASIFAFLNALRAYLTSEIQEGEEYDIEKMAIEILDNVENSPRLFILELPNIEEARLIVGQLINQIMLRRKKSYSTNPILFVLDEAQEFIPFDTKQKDNSEFSSNAVEKLLRHGRKYHLHGLISTQRLAYLNTNVLQQLHTYFISTLPRPYDRQLIAETFGINDTLMDRTLDLEVGQWLLVSFKAALPHDVPVFFTAPNNLEELRKGIQNSRPSSSI; from the coding sequence ATGTCAGAAGGTTTGTTTGAAGAACAAATAGGAAGATTAAGGGAAATGAAAGTTATAACTAGACAAACAGCCGATGGTAGAGGTTCAGTTAGTTTTAGAAATTTTATAGTAGAATTTCCTATTAATACTAAAATTACCGCAGGCAAAATTTTGGCAGTAAAGAGTTTACAGAACGATTACTTATTGCTAGAGGTTGCAGATCTATTACCAGTACATTATGGCATGATAAATCTAGATGGCAGTATTCCTAAGGAAATAAGAGATGAAGTAATGAGAAAAGTTGAAGAAGATTGGGGAAGAAACGATGAAGAAGCTTGGTTAGATGTTTATGCTTACCCCATAGGTTATTTATTAAAAATAGATGGGGGCGTTGAATTTTATAAGGGATATTCTCCTCCGATTCCGGGATCTACAGTTAGGATCTTATCTAGAGAGCTTTACGAGAAATTCGTATGCGATAAAAACGGCGTAGAAATTGGAAATATAATAGGTGAAGACGTTAAGCTGAAAATAAACATGGAAAAAGCAATTAATTATCACATAGGAATTTTCGCATTCACTGGGTCTGGAAAATCGAACTTAACTGCTTCACTGGTTAGGAGAATTTTAAAGGAAAATAAAGATACTAAGGTAGTAATTTTTGATATTTCTTTAGAATATTCAATATTATTATTAGATCAGCTGATTTCAAATAATTCTAGGTTAATCTCCACTGAAAGATTGCCTATAAATAAAACTGATGCTGGAAGAAGATTTATAAGGACTCATGTAATCCCAGAGGAGATTATAGACTTAAAGGATGAAATAAGAAAATCCGCTGAAGAACTTTTTGAATCGAATAAAATGAGGCAACTTTACGTTCCGCCAGAAGGTTCTACTTACCTAACTTACGGAGAAATTATCGACATGGTAAGAGCACAAATTAATGATAAATACACAGCATTTGCACAAAAGCCGCTATTTGGGTTATTTCTTAAAAAAATAGATGAGACAATGAGGCAAAATAAACTAACTAAGGAAGATATTGCTGATACGACTCTCAGTCCAGTAATAGATGAAATAGAGACTTTGGCTAGAGAAAGCGGACTAAAGGAAAATGCATCGATATTTGCTTTCCTTAACGCCTTAAGAGCTTATCTAACCTCTGAAATCCAAGAAGGAGAGGAATATGACATAGAAAAGATGGCAATAGAAATCTTAGATAATGTGGAAAACTCTCCTAGACTTTTCATATTAGAACTACCAAACATAGAAGAGGCTAGATTAATAGTAGGACAACTTATTAATCAAATTATGCTTAGAAGGAAAAAATCTTACTCAACAAATCCAATACTTTTCGTATTAGATGAGGCTCAAGAATTCATACCTTTTGATACAAAACAAAAGGATAATAGTGAATTTTCTAGCAATGCAGTAGAAAAACTATTAAGACATGGAAGAAAGTACCATCTCCACGGCCTAATAAGTACACAAAGATTGGCTTATTTGAATACAAATGTACTTCAACAGCTTCACACGTATTTTATAAGTACATTACCTAGACCTTATGATAGACAACTAATAGCTGAAACCTTTGGAATTAACGATACGTTAATGGACAGAACTTTAGATTTAGAAGTAGGCCAATGGTTATTAGTTAGCTTTAAGGCAGCATTGCCTCATGATGTGCCAGTCTTTTTTACTGCCCCGAATAATTTGGAAGAATTAAGAAAAGGAATTCAGAACTCAAGACCTTCTTCATCTATCTGA
- a CDS encoding site-2 protease family protein, with translation MSKLDELERRFMNINEIEAFLLAIFSISTFGIGKLIYSIIKGCPLYYSLFAVLFTLIAATIAVVPHEFAHRQVARKYGCFSRFTLSFSGFLATSIINLFGLAIVFFSGYTLISCNFFRTNKKLDGITATAGPATNLVISAIFYILASLFLPSLAGILFFYIAMFNSAVAFFNLLPFWVLDGMKIMRWNVKIWAAMIAVSLVLMYLTGVL, from the coding sequence TTGAGTAAGCTTGATGAACTAGAACGGCGGTTTATGAATATTAATGAGATTGAGGCATTTTTACTTGCAATATTTTCTATATCAACTTTCGGAATTGGAAAACTAATTTATAGCATTATAAAAGGATGTCCACTTTATTATTCATTATTTGCGGTATTATTTACTTTAATAGCCGCAACAATAGCAGTGGTACCACACGAATTCGCTCACAGACAAGTAGCTAGAAAATACGGTTGTTTTTCTAGATTTACCTTAAGTTTCTCTGGGTTTTTAGCTACTTCAATAATTAATTTATTTGGGTTAGCAATAGTTTTCTTTTCTGGGTACACCTTAATTTCATGTAACTTCTTCAGAACTAACAAAAAATTAGATGGTATAACCGCTACCGCAGGTCCAGCTACAAACTTAGTCATCTCTGCTATATTTTATATTCTAGCATCGTTATTCTTACCATCGTTAGCAGGTATATTATTCTTTTATATAGCAATGTTTAACTCTGCAGTTGCATTCTTTAATTTATTACCTTTCTGGGTTTTAGACGGAATGAAAATTATGAGATGGAACGTAAAAATATGGGCAGCCATGATAGCAGTATCTTTAGTATTAATGTATTTAACTGGTGTATTATGA
- the sul7d gene encoding Sul7d family chromatin protein yields the protein MATKVKFKYKGEEKEVDISKIKKVWRVGKMISFTYDDNGKTGRGAVSEKDAPKELLEKLK from the coding sequence ATGGCTACTAAAGTAAAGTTCAAGTATAAGGGAGAGGAGAAGGAAGTAGATATTTCGAAGATAAAGAAGGTTTGGAGAGTTGGCAAAATGATATCGTTCACCTACGACGACAACGGTAAAACTGGTAGAGGAGCAGTTAGCGAAAAGGACGCACCAAAAGAACTACTAGAGAAACTGAAATAA